A part of Campylobacter concisus genomic DNA contains:
- a CDS encoding RNA polymerase sigma factor FliA, which yields MHELKQKQLNAYKNTIKKEQDEIVLKYMPALRAMAFRLKERLPSSIDTNDLISIGVEEMIKLSRKYDKEQNDSFWGYGKKRIYGSMLDYLRTLDVVSRSDRKLVKSINSEIDNYFNEYEEEPSDEYLAEKLNEDIEKIREARGVSGIITILPIDEQMELIGQNDVEKSIEREDLILKIEEALKDFDERDQMLVQLYYYEELNLKEISQIMNISESRISQIHKRLLDRIRRSLGV from the coding sequence ATGCACGAGTTAAAGCAAAAGCAGCTTAACGCTTATAAAAACACGATAAAAAAAGAACAAGACGAAATCGTCTTAAAATATATGCCAGCACTGCGTGCAATGGCGTTTAGGCTTAAAGAGAGGCTACCGTCAAGCATAGATACAAATGACCTAATAAGCATTGGCGTTGAAGAGATGATAAAACTTAGCAGGAAGTATGACAAGGAGCAAAATGACTCTTTTTGGGGTTATGGCAAAAAGAGAATTTATGGCTCTATGCTTGATTATCTAAGGACGCTTGATGTTGTTAGTAGAAGCGATAGAAAACTCGTAAAGAGTATAAATAGTGAGATAGATAATTATTTCAATGAGTATGAAGAAGAGCCAAGCGATGAGTATTTGGCCGAAAAGCTTAATGAAGATATTGAGAAGATAAGAGAGGCAAGAGGCGTTAGCGGTATCATTACTATTTTGCCAATAGACGAGCAAATGGAGCTAATTGGTCAAAATGACGTCGAGAAAAGCATTGAGAGAGAGGATCTCATTTTAAAAATAGAAGAAGCTTTAAAAGATTTTGACGAAAGAGATCAGATGTTGGTTCAGCTTTATTATTATGAAGAGCTAAATTTAAAAGAGATAAGCCAGATCATGAATATCAGCGAGAGTAGAATTTCACAAATTCATAAACGTTTGCTTGATCGTATCAGGCGTAGCTTGGGGGTTTAA
- a CDS encoding flagellar motor switch protein FliM, with the protein MADILSQEEIDALLEVVDEDGDTSNIEVEERSQGEQKQIVIYDFKRPNRVSKEQLRAIKGIHDKLARNLASQISSVMRSIVEIRLHSVDQMTYGEFLMSLPSPTSFNVFSIKPLDGNCVLEINPSIAFPMIDRLLGGTGENFEANRELTDIEVNLLDAVLRMIMQRLKESWSMITDMYPNVEAKESSPNVVQIVSQNEIVIMVVMEIIVGGSSGMINLCYPVIYLEPILSRLANRDIMLGETSAKKSRNKELKTLIGRAEILYEAILGKSIISVNEFLNLKEGDILRLDRGADDKAIVCIDKKEVFLAEVGLHRFRKSIRIEQLIRSDKDEIKNILEKYEEERKAKLMAYEANERNMEEEESDEDDE; encoded by the coding sequence ATGGCTGATATTTTAAGTCAAGAAGAGATAGACGCGCTACTTGAAGTTGTCGATGAAGACGGCGATACGAGTAATATCGAGGTCGAAGAGAGATCGCAAGGCGAACAAAAGCAGATTGTTATTTATGATTTTAAGCGTCCAAACCGCGTTAGTAAAGAGCAACTCCGTGCCATAAAAGGCATTCATGATAAGCTTGCTAGAAATTTAGCTAGTCAAATTTCTAGTGTTATGAGAAGTATCGTCGAGATCAGACTTCACAGTGTTGATCAAATGACTTATGGCGAATTTTTGATGAGTTTGCCAAGTCCAACGAGCTTTAATGTCTTTTCTATAAAGCCACTTGATGGAAACTGTGTTTTAGAGATAAATCCAAGTATTGCTTTTCCGATGATAGATCGTTTGCTTGGCGGAACTGGTGAAAATTTTGAAGCAAATAGAGAACTAACCGACATTGAAGTAAATTTGCTTGATGCGGTGCTTAGAATGATCATGCAGCGTCTTAAAGAGAGCTGGTCAATGATAACTGATATGTACCCAAATGTGGAAGCCAAAGAGAGCAGTCCAAATGTCGTACAGATCGTCTCTCAAAATGAGATTGTTATTATGGTCGTTATGGAGATCATAGTTGGCGGCTCAAGCGGTATGATAAATTTATGCTATCCGGTTATCTATCTTGAACCGATACTCTCACGCCTTGCAAACAGGGACATTATGCTTGGTGAAACGAGTGCAAAAAAAAGTAGAAACAAAGAGCTAAAAACACTTATTGGACGAGCAGAAATTTTATATGAAGCTATACTTGGCAAATCGATCATTAGCGTAAATGAGTTTTTAAATTTAAAAGAAGGTGATATTTTAAGGCTTGATAGAGGAGCTGATGATAAGGCGATCGTTTGTATCGATAAAAAAGAAGTTTTCTTAGCTGAAGTTGGGCTTCATAGATTTAGAAAATCTATAAGAATTGAGCAGTTAATACGCTCCGATAAAGATGAGATCAAAAATATCTTAGAAAAATACGAAGAAGAGAGAAAAGCAAAACTAATGGCTTATGAAGCCAACGAACGCAATATGGAAGAAGAAGAGAGCGACGAAGATGATGAATGA
- a CDS encoding X-Pro aminopeptidase, with amino-acid sequence MNFILKDENAVFYECGYSCDNEFLLCLDGVKYFFTDARYYFEAKSCVNAGVVVLLAQRNLISEVRAFLRKMKPSSLVFNPDELSLSEYNALSKGFKINFKPKPNFSRLKRICKSEDEIKILKKASEFGAKCFDEFAKFVRENGEGMSEKELHFNASLIFRQKNELGLSFDPIVAINENAAKAHALPGDKILKRGDLLLLDAGVKFNRYCSDRTRTACFDENFNFSKEQKFKNAKMQEIYDIVKEAQAAAIKVARAGVKACEIDLAARDVIARAGYEKAFFHSTGHGVGVDIHELPVVSARSETLIKEGMVFSIEPGIYLENEFGVRIEDVVVAREGGCEIL; translated from the coding sequence ATGAATTTCATCTTAAAGGATGAAAACGCCGTATTTTACGAGTGTGGCTATAGCTGTGATAATGAATTTTTGCTATGCCTTGATGGTGTAAAATACTTTTTTACGGATGCGAGGTATTATTTCGAGGCAAAAAGCTGCGTAAATGCTGGCGTGGTCGTTCTTTTAGCGCAGAGAAATTTAATAAGCGAGGTTAGGGCATTTTTAAGAAAGATGAAGCCAAGCAGCCTCGTTTTTAATCCTGATGAGTTAAGTTTAAGCGAGTATAACGCGCTTAGCAAGGGTTTTAAGATAAATTTCAAGCCAAAGCCAAATTTTTCTAGGCTAAAGAGAATTTGCAAGAGCGAAGATGAGATAAAAATTTTAAAAAAAGCTAGCGAATTTGGGGCGAAATGTTTTGATGAATTTGCTAAATTTGTGCGTGAAAATGGCGAAGGGATGAGCGAAAAAGAGCTTCATTTTAACGCTTCACTCATCTTTAGGCAAAAAAACGAGCTAGGTCTTAGCTTTGATCCGATCGTAGCGATAAACGAAAACGCCGCAAAGGCGCATGCATTGCCAGGGGATAAAATTTTAAAAAGGGGCGATTTACTGCTACTTGATGCTGGGGTTAAATTTAATCGCTACTGCTCTGATCGCACGAGAACTGCTTGCTTTGATGAAAATTTTAACTTCTCAAAGGAGCAAAAATTTAAAAACGCCAAGATGCAAGAAATTTACGATATCGTAAAAGAGGCTCAGGCTGCTGCGATAAAGGTCGCTAGAGCTGGCGTTAAGGCGTGCGAGATAGACCTTGCAGCAAGAGATGTGATAGCAAGGGCTGGATATGAAAAGGCTTTTTTTCACTCGACAGGACACGGAGTGGGTGTAGATATACACGAGCTTCCAGTCGTCTCAGCAAGGAGTGAAACGCTCATAAAAGAGGGTATGGTCTTTAGTATAGAGCCTGGAATTTATCTAGAAAATGAATTTGGCGTGCGTATCGAGGACGTGGTGGTCGCAAGAGAAGGTGGGTGCGAGATTTTATGA
- a CDS encoding flagellar biosynthesis protein FlhF, translating to MATKFHTFTGESTIEALKKAQEACGEKAILVTTKQIQAKTINKKPLYEILVSVEEDDIKQPPKPNAKAINYENAYSKFSKNYEPPKPKFEIKEEPAKFEAKTASPEPYDPNESVLLNISAAAKEISTIANVNIDDVKDRESSMPSGMNKKIDDVAKQVSVLSEKIGLITDMIWDEKAPNRNNLSIPPEFASIYKLAKQSGMKDEHLEAIMQTTLENLPVSMKSNPTAVKRYFYSLLRNMLPCRKEPNDKKQRIMMLVGPTGVGKTTTLAKLAARFAYGNEKRYKTGIITLDTYRIGAVEQLFQYAKMMKLPILDVIEIDDFQNAIKQLNYCDVILIDTTGNSQYDKEKLERLDKFLKHSGAKIDVNLVLSAGSKVEDLIEIYNGFSFLDIDTLIITKFDETKIFGNVFSLIYETNTPVSYFSVGQEVPDDLVEAKSEFLVECVFDGFTKQKASDE from the coding sequence ATGGCTACAAAATTTCATACTTTTACAGGCGAGAGCACCATCGAGGCTTTGAAAAAGGCTCAAGAAGCGTGCGGCGAAAAGGCCATACTCGTTACCACAAAGCAAATTCAAGCCAAAACGATAAACAAAAAGCCGCTTTATGAGATTTTGGTAAGCGTTGAAGAAGACGACATAAAACAGCCTCCAAAGCCAAATGCAAAAGCCATAAACTACGAGAATGCCTACTCTAAATTTAGCAAAAACTACGAGCCGCCAAAACCAAAATTTGAGATAAAAGAGGAGCCTGCTAAATTTGAGGCAAAGACAGCATCACCTGAGCCTTATGACCCAAATGAGAGTGTGCTTTTAAATATCTCAGCTGCTGCAAAAGAGATAAGTACAATCGCAAATGTAAATATCGATGATGTAAAAGATAGAGAGTCAAGCATGCCAAGTGGCATGAATAAAAAAATAGATGACGTAGCAAAGCAAGTAAGCGTGCTAAGCGAAAAAATAGGGCTCATAACCGACATGATCTGGGACGAAAAAGCCCCAAATCGTAACAATCTATCCATCCCGCCGGAATTTGCCAGCATCTACAAGCTCGCAAAACAAAGCGGCATGAAAGATGAGCATTTAGAGGCTATCATGCAAACTACTCTTGAAAATTTGCCAGTTTCGATGAAGAGTAATCCAACCGCGGTAAAAAGGTACTTCTATTCGCTTTTGCGAAATATGCTGCCTTGCAGAAAAGAGCCAAACGATAAAAAACAACGTATTATGATGCTAGTTGGCCCAACTGGAGTTGGTAAGACTACGACACTAGCAAAGCTAGCTGCTCGTTTTGCTTACGGCAATGAAAAGCGCTATAAAACAGGTATCATCACGCTTGATACGTACCGTATCGGAGCGGTTGAGCAGTTATTTCAGTATGCAAAGATGATGAAGCTACCTATACTCGATGTTATCGAGATAGATGACTTTCAAAATGCTATAAAGCAGCTTAATTATTGTGATGTGATACTTATTGATACGACTGGAAATTCGCAGTATGACAAAGAAAAGCTCGAAAGGCTTGATAAATTTTTAAAGCATAGCGGCGCAAAGATTGATGTAAATTTGGTCCTTTCGGCTGGATCAAAGGTTGAAGATCTAATAGAAATTTATAATGGATTTTCATTTTTGGATATTGACACGCTGATAATCACCAAATTTGATGAGACAAAAATTTTTGGCAACGTCTTTTCGCTGATATATGAGACAAATACGCCAGTTAGCTACTTTAGCGTGGGTCAAGAGGTGCCTGATGATCTTGTGGAGGCAAAGAGCGAATTTTTAGTAGAGTGCGTGTTTGACGGCTTTACAAAGCAAAAGGCTAGCGATGAATAA
- a CDS encoding chlorohydrolase, with the protein MEILKAKKIITGGENPKILRNSCVVLKDDKILEILSEKEAQKKFKEAKIYDFGDSVIAPAFVNTHVHLEFSSNVSTLKYGDFIKWLGSIIDKGGELARMDAKKAMNEAISSLLKSGVCTIGEISSFGSELEILAASPLKVVLFSEILGSSEQMVQQNLQNFLAKFEKTKGYKSQNFTPAISLHSPYSVHPKLAKAALEIAKKDDLLVSTHFLESKAEKQWLEHGSGGFKKHLLRFSPYPKSMYDTDSYFAMFREINTLFTHCVYVSDFAKFRPHHSVTHCAVSNRLLGKKALNLKEIFKNNVSLNIGTDGLSSNISLNFWHELRAALFTHASLDLNELATRLFVAATHGGAKALRTNNGEIKAGRAADIAIYNDLECDDSELILQLILHTNEAKKLYIGGKICKF; encoded by the coding sequence ATGGAAATTCTAAAAGCAAAAAAAATAATCACTGGCGGAGAAAATCCAAAAATTTTAAGAAATTCTTGTGTTGTTCTCAAGGACGATAAAATTTTAGAAATTTTAAGCGAAAAAGAGGCGCAAAAGAAATTTAAAGAGGCGAAAATTTATGACTTTGGTGATAGCGTGATCGCCCCAGCCTTTGTAAATACACATGTTCATTTGGAATTTAGCTCAAACGTCAGCACCCTAAAATACGGCGACTTCATAAAATGGCTTGGCTCTATCATCGATAAAGGTGGCGAGCTAGCTAGGATGGATGCTAAAAAAGCGATGAATGAAGCCATAAGCTCGCTGCTAAAAAGCGGAGTTTGCACCATTGGCGAGATCTCTAGCTTTGGCTCTGAGCTTGAAATTTTAGCCGCTAGCCCTCTAAAAGTCGTACTTTTTAGTGAAATTTTAGGCTCAAGCGAGCAAATGGTTCAGCAAAATTTGCAAAATTTCTTAGCTAAATTTGAAAAAACAAAGGGCTATAAAAGCCAAAATTTCACCCCAGCCATCTCGCTACACTCACCCTACTCTGTGCATCCAAAGCTAGCCAAAGCCGCCCTTGAGATAGCCAAAAAAGATGATCTTCTTGTTAGCACGCACTTTTTAGAGAGCAAGGCTGAAAAGCAGTGGCTAGAGCACGGCAGCGGTGGCTTTAAAAAGCACCTTTTAAGATTTAGCCCTTATCCAAAGTCGATGTATGACACGGATAGCTATTTTGCGATGTTTCGTGAGATAAATACTCTATTTACGCACTGCGTTTATGTGAGCGATTTTGCTAAATTTAGACCACATCACAGCGTGACACACTGTGCCGTTTCAAACAGGCTACTTGGCAAAAAGGCGCTAAATTTAAAAGAAATTTTTAAAAACAATGTGAGCCTAAACATCGGCACAGACGGGCTTAGCTCAAATATCAGCCTAAATTTCTGGCATGAACTAAGAGCCGCCCTATTTACCCACGCTAGCCTTGACCTAAACGAGCTTGCCACCAGACTTTTTGTCGCTGCAACGCATGGGGGTGCAAAGGCACTTAGGACAAATAACGGCGAGATAAAGGCAGGACGCGCAGCCGATATAGCAATCTATAACGACCTAGAGTGCGACGATAGCGAGCTAATACTTCAGCTCATACTTCATACAAACGAGGCTAAAAAACTATATATCGGAGGCAAAATTTGCAAATTTTAA
- a CDS encoding flagellar motor switch protein FliY (One of three proteins involved in switching the direction of the flagellar rotation): protein MMNDFFNIFSNELKATIEGLTGRAPEVGERNEFDAPTQNGIKPPVVMASVALSGDINAKAEVVCTPVLISAISEWMMGEEEISKNENLGSDELDAAKEIFSNLFSAFSTSLGAQKGMPKINFEVINVNFLDENSSLDFSVYEKLFLFNVKIEDLSEHIGFACDHSLMKFFEPTKTEAPAAPASTPHVAKGDFSVEEMRNIGLIMDVRLPIRVRIGSKRMLLKDVLTMDIGSVIELNQLANDPLEILIGDKVIALGEVVIIDGNFGIQITQIGSKRERLQQLK from the coding sequence ATGATGAATGATTTTTTTAATATATTTTCCAATGAATTAAAAGCTACGATCGAAGGGCTTACAGGTAGAGCTCCGGAAGTTGGTGAGAGAAACGAATTTGACGCACCAACACAAAACGGTATAAAGCCTCCAGTGGTAATGGCTAGCGTTGCTTTAAGCGGAGATATTAATGCTAAAGCTGAGGTTGTATGCACTCCGGTTTTAATAAGTGCCATTAGCGAATGGATGATGGGCGAAGAGGAAATTTCAAAGAATGAAAATTTAGGCAGTGATGAGCTTGACGCTGCAAAAGAGATATTTTCAAACCTTTTTAGTGCCTTTAGTACATCTTTGGGTGCTCAAAAGGGCATGCCAAAGATAAATTTTGAAGTAATAAATGTAAATTTTTTAGATGAAAATTCTTCGCTTGATTTTAGTGTTTATGAAAAGCTATTTTTATTTAATGTCAAAATCGAAGATTTAAGCGAGCATATCGGTTTTGCTTGCGATCATTCGCTAATGAAATTTTTTGAGCCAACAAAGACCGAAGCACCAGCTGCACCAGCGAGCACTCCTCACGTAGCTAAGGGCGATTTTAGCGTTGAAGAGATGAGAAATATCGGTCTTATAATGGACGTTAGACTGCCTATTCGTGTTCGTATCGGCTCAAAAAGAATGCTTTTAAAAGATGTGCTTACTATGGATATTGGCTCAGTTATCGAGTTAAACCAATTAGCAAACGATCCGCTTGAAATTTTGATCGGTGATAAGGTAATAGCTCTTGGCGAAGTGGTGATAATAGACGGAAATTTCGGCATCCAGATCACTCAGATAGGCTCAAAACGTGAGAGGCTTCAACAGTTAAAATAA
- a CDS encoding ATP-binding protein encodes MNNQAQKLQNLVQSQSKSKNTHFIAITSGKGGVGKSTISANLANVLSKNGYKVGLFDADIGLANLDVILNVKMGKNLLHVLKGECSLKDILIPINKNLILIPGESGDEILKFNNQFLFERFLDEASELDELDFLIIDTGAGIGGSTQLFLEAADEVVVVTVPDPAAITDAYAVIKIVSRFKNSELLLLNMVKNEAEATRIYENIKRVANANIGSSLNLELIGFVASDKNVSRSIKQRTLFTDDAAYAEPSAQIKQIASNLLYRLERKVLNDEQSRSFGGFFKRLIEQF; translated from the coding sequence ATGAATAATCAAGCGCAAAAATTACAAAATTTAGTCCAGTCTCAAAGCAAGAGCAAAAATACACATTTTATTGCGATAACTAGCGGTAAAGGTGGTGTTGGTAAGAGCACGATAAGTGCAAATTTAGCAAATGTTTTATCAAAAAATGGCTACAAAGTAGGGCTTTTTGATGCTGACATCGGCCTTGCAAACCTTGATGTCATCTTAAATGTAAAAATGGGTAAAAATTTACTTCACGTGCTAAAAGGCGAGTGCAGCCTAAAAGACATCTTGATACCTATAAATAAAAATTTGATCCTTATCCCTGGCGAAAGCGGCGATGAAATTTTAAAATTTAACAATCAATTTTTATTTGAGAGGTTTTTAGACGAGGCGAGCGAGCTTGATGAGCTTGATTTTTTGATCATTGATACTGGAGCTGGCATAGGCGGTAGCACACAGCTATTTTTAGAAGCGGCCGATGAGGTCGTGGTGGTAACTGTGCCTGATCCTGCGGCGATAACTGATGCATACGCTGTCATAAAGATCGTCTCAAGGTTTAAAAATAGTGAGCTTTTGCTTTTAAATATGGTGAAAAATGAAGCAGAAGCGACTAGAATTTATGAAAATATCAAACGCGTTGCTAATGCAAATATCGGGTCTAGCTTAAATTTAGAGCTTATAGGATTTGTGGCTTCTGATAAGAATGTTTCAAGAAGTATAAAACAACGAACGCTTTTTACGGACGACGCTGCTTATGCTGAGCCTAGTGCTCAGATAAAACAGATAGCTTCGAATTTACTTTATAGGTTGGAACGAAAAGTGCTTAACGATGAGCAAAGCAGGAGCTTTGGGGGCTTCTTTAAGCGTTTGATAGAACAATTTTGA
- a CDS encoding 2-amino-4-hydroxy-6-hydroxymethyldihydropteridine diphosphokinase translates to MKLAGARKIVKSRFCPSFFHKRDEFKYEALVGMGGNIGDSAKRFDKFIRAIKSDSRFHVVEVSPILINAAFGYEAQDDFSNAVINLQTSMSPRETLKILGHYESKFKRVRTFKNAPRTLDLDILYFSKKVYKTPRLIVPHPGADKRLSVIVPLGLMRG, encoded by the coding sequence ATGAAGCTAGCTGGAGCAAGAAAGATCGTAAAAAGCCGTTTTTGCCCTAGCTTTTTTCATAAAAGAGATGAGTTTAAGTATGAGGCGCTAGTTGGTATGGGTGGCAACATCGGTGACAGCGCAAAGAGGTTTGATAAATTTATAAGAGCGATTAAAAGTGATAGTAGGTTTCATGTAGTTGAAGTCTCGCCGATCCTTATAAATGCGGCGTTTGGCTACGAAGCGCAGGATGATTTTAGTAACGCTGTTATAAATTTACAAACATCTATGAGCCCTAGAGAAACTCTAAAAATTTTGGGGCACTATGAGAGTAAATTTAAGCGCGTGAGGACGTTTAAAAATGCACCACGTACGCTTGATCTGGATATTTTGTATTTTAGTAAAAAAGTCTATAAAACGCCGCGCCTTATCGTTCCACACCCAGGAGCCGATAAGAGGCTTAGCGTGATCGTGCCACTAGGGCTTATGAGAGGTTAA
- a CDS encoding RNA-binding protein, producing MNIYVGNLSYRTTEAELKEAFAQFGEVRRAKIVKDRETDRSKGFGFVEMDDANEGQKAIDALNEKELGGRTLRVNEARPRD from the coding sequence GTGAATATTTATGTAGGAAATTTGTCGTATAGGACGACAGAGGCAGAATTAAAGGAAGCCTTTGCACAATTTGGTGAAGTAAGGCGAGCAAAAATAGTAAAAGATAGAGAAACTGATCGCTCAAAGGGCTTTGGCTTTGTTGAAATGGACGATGCAAATGAGGGACAAAAGGCTATAGACGCGCTAAATGAAAAAGAACTAGGCGGACGTACTTTAAGGGTAAATGAGGCTAGACCAAGAGATTAA
- a CDS encoding 3-dehydroquinate dehydratase (catalyzes the formation of 3-dehydroshikimate from 3-dehydroquinate in chorismate biosynthesis), which yields MDKKLKIMVIQGPNINMLGAREPGIYGVMKMEDIHSQMKIVADQNDVEIEFFQSNLEGELVDKIQECLGDADGIIINPAAYTHTSIAIRDALSAVALPVIEVHISNVYRREEFRHKSLIAPVAAGQIVGFGPVGYHLAMIGMLQIFEQIKAVRANQKAQ from the coding sequence ATGGATAAGAAGCTAAAAATAATGGTTATCCAAGGGCCAAATATCAACATGCTTGGCGCTAGAGAGCCAGGAATTTACGGCGTTATGAAGATGGAGGATATCCACTCTCAAATGAAGATCGTTGCTGATCAAAATGACGTTGAGATCGAGTTTTTTCAAAGCAACCTTGAAGGCGAGCTAGTCGATAAGATCCAAGAGTGCTTGGGCGATGCTGACGGCATCATCATAAACCCGGCTGCTTACACTCACACCTCTATCGCTATCCGTGACGCGCTAAGTGCGGTTGCGCTGCCAGTTATCGAGGTGCATATTAGCAACGTTTATAGAAGAGAAGAGTTCCGCCACAAAAGCCTTATCGCACCAGTTGCGGCAGGCCAGATCGTGGGCTTTGGACCAGTTGGTTATCATTTAGCAATGATAGGCATGCTTCAAATTTTTGAGCAAATCAAAGCAGTAAGAGCAAATCAAAAAGCACAATGA
- a CDS encoding TIGR00730 family Rossman fold protein, whose protein sequence is MNNDLVSDLLNFPNVLKYKNKNVTFFGSARFDEENFYCKKAYELAYKLNELGYAILTGGGDGIMRAANKGAFDSAKSPSIALNVRLPFEQNTNPYVTAKYLFSNLSPRKFALTDRSVAFVVFPGGFGTLDELFEILVLAQVGSKKVKIFLFGSEFWQGLDEFIKNTLVSQKTIKKEDINLYKITDDLELIANEILTI, encoded by the coding sequence ATGAATAATGATTTAGTTAGCGATCTTTTAAATTTTCCAAACGTCTTAAAATATAAAAATAAAAATGTTACCTTCTTTGGCTCGGCTAGATTTGATGAAGAAAATTTCTACTGCAAAAAGGCTTATGAACTAGCTTATAAGCTAAACGAGCTAGGATATGCCATCTTAACTGGTGGTGGAGATGGCATAATGAGAGCCGCAAACAAGGGTGCATTTGATAGTGCAAAATCGCCAAGCATAGCCCTAAATGTGAGACTTCCGTTTGAACAAAATACAAACCCTTACGTCACAGCAAAATATCTCTTTTCAAATTTAAGCCCAAGAAAATTTGCACTTACCGATCGTTCAGTCGCATTTGTCGTCTTTCCAGGTGGCTTTGGCACTCTTGATGAACTTTTTGAAATTTTAGTACTTGCTCAAGTTGGTAGTAAAAAAGTAAAAATTTTTCTTTTTGGGAGTGAATTTTGGCAAGGGCTTGATGAGTTTATAAAAAATACGCTAGTTAGCCAAAAAACAATAAAAAAAGAAGATATAAATTTATACAAAATCACCGATGATTTAGAGCTTATCGCAAACGAAATTTTGACTATTTAA